The Scyliorhinus torazame isolate Kashiwa2021f chromosome 7, sScyTor2.1, whole genome shotgun sequence genome has a window encoding:
- the LOC140426997 gene encoding protein YIPF5: protein MNETDLAGPMVFCLAFGATLLLVGKIQFGYVYGISAIGCLGMYCLLNLMSMTGVSFGCVASVLGYCLLPMIILSSFAVVFSLQGMLGVIIAAMVIGWCSLSASKIFISALAMEGQQLLVAYPCALLYGVFALISVF, encoded by the exons ATGAATGAAACTGACCTGGCTGGGCCCATGGTTTTCTGCTTGGCATTCGGAGCCACCTTATTGCTG GTTGGTAAAATCCAGTTTGGCTATGTGTATGGTATCAGTGCTATTGGGTGTCTCGGTATGTACTGTCTGTTGAACTTGATGAGTATGACTGGAGTGTCCTTTGGCTGTGTGGCCAGCGTCCTTGGGTACTGCCTGCTTCCAATGATTATCCTGTCAAGTTTTGCTGTAGTTTTCTCCTTACA AGGAATGCTGGGCGTAATTATTGCTGCTATGGTTATTGGCTGGTGCAGTTTGTCGGCATCTAAAATCTTCATCTCCGCCTTGGCAATGGAGGGACAGCAATTACTGGTGGCATATCCTTGTGCTTTGTTGTATGGAGTTTTTGCTCTTATCTCGGTTTTCtaa